TCAGGAAATAGAAACCTGCCCAGTTCAGGTCGGGTACCAGGTCGAAAATCAACGCGGAGAGGTTGGCAGCGTTGGCGATCGCGTCGCGTTCTCCAGCGAGAAGGCCGCGCAGTTGGTTTGCGAGCTCGCGATAGAAGGAGCCCTTGTCGTCCTCAGCGATGCTTCTCGTAACAAACATGTTGCTGTCCTCGATCCTTCACCTGCGACTATGCCATCTGACAAACATGCACACTATCAGATCCCTCTTCAATGCCCCGAAAACAAATGGGCCACGGTCTCCAGCATGGTGCCGAACACGTGCTGGTCGTCCTGACGGTGACGCGATTCCTCGAACTCAGCCCGTTCGGTCCCGCCAAGACCAATGCGGAAGTCGACCGGCCATATGAGCCGTAGTCATTGACATCGAGTGAAACTTGGTTACTAGTATACAAGAGGAGAAACCAAATGCCTGCCATTACCGAAGCCGCCCGCCGGTCCGGCCCCGCAGTCCGAGAGATTTACGATGTCCTGCGCCATCGGATTTTGACGGCAGAGCTGATGCCGGGCACCGGCATGTCGGAAGTGCCCTATTCCGAGCAGTTCGGCGTCAGCCGAACGCCGGTGCGTGAGGTATTTCGGCGCCTTGCAGATGAAGGGCTCCTTCGGATCGTGCCGCAGGTCGGAACCTTCGTTGCTCCTATTCAGTTGCGCGCCGTCTATGACAGCCAGTTCGTGAGAGAGACGCTGGAATGCCGAACTGTGAACCTCGCAGCCGCCAACGTGAGCGGCCGGGCGAAGGACGACCTTGACGACTTTCTGACGCTGCAGCGGCGCGCCATACGCGACAACGACCTCGAACGATTTTTCGACGCTGACGACAGAATGCACACCTACCTGATCGGTCTCGCCGGATATCCATCGATTTGGGAGCTGATCCAGGGCGTGAAGGCGCAACTCGACCGTGTTCGCTATCTCTCGCTCGAAAGCGGCGACTGGCTGAACCGCATCCTTGACCAGCACGAGGTCATCGTCAGGCGCGTCATCGAGGGTGACGCCGTCGGCGCGGAAGCTGCGATGCGCGAGCATTTGCAGTCTGTATTTCTCACCATCGAACGTCTCGCAAAGAACAAACCCGAGCTCTTTGAAGGGAGCCCGGCACCTCAGACCAATATTTCGCCAACACGATGAAACGGCTACCGGGAGGCAATGCCATGATCAGTTCCAAGTTTATTTCCGTTTTGACGCTCGCAGCTTCGATCTTCGGATCCAGCGTTGCTTTCGCGGCTGACGTTCCCGCGGAGGGCGTTAGCCCACGCATCGATGCGATCAAGGAGGCCGGCGTGCTGCGCGTCGGTGTTCTTGCAAACACGCCCTGGCTGGTCGAGAACACCACCGGCTCCGGAGAGCCTTGGGAAGGCCCGGCATGGATTCTCGCGCAGGAATACGCAAAGCAGCTTGGTGTGACCTTGCAGCCCGTCCCGGTCAGCCATGAAACCAAGGTGCCGGTGCTGGCGTCGAACCAAGTCGATCTCAGCATTACGCCGCTCGCGGAAACGCCGGAGCGCCTGAAGGTTGTCGATTTCGTGCTCTACTCGAAAACCAGCGTCTGCATCTTCGGCCGCAAGGACAACGAGAAATTCTCAAACGCGGGCTCAGTTGATGCAATCAACAATGCGGACTTCACGGTCGCCTACTTCATAGGGGGCGGGGAGGAGAACTGGGTGAAGGAACGCTTCCCGAATGCAAAGTTGCGCGGCGTGACGTCGTCGAGCGCACCGGCACCGATCGAAGAGATCATGGCGAAGCGCGCGGATGTCGCCGCGATCAACCGCATTCAGTGGGTCCTTCTGAACAAGAAAGTTCCTGGCCTGTCTGCCCTGCCGCAGGAAAACAATTGCCAGGACTCTTCGGAGAAGGCCGCGCCGGTCGGCCTTGCGATCGACAAGGGTCAGACGGCGTTTCTTGATTGGCTTCGTGCCGTCGAAAAGGAAATGCAGCCGAAACTCGCGGCCGACGAAGCGCGCATCGTCGAAACGATGAAATAATTCGGACCGCGTCCGTGATTTCCAGATCGCGGACGCCTCCTCTCCAATCTTCACAATCATGCTCCTGCGCGATGCGCGGGCGCGGAGAACTGCGCCATGGATTTTGATTTCACGGCTGTCTTGGACAGTTGGCAATACTTGGCAAGCGGACTTGGCCTGACGATCCTTCTGAGCGTGCTGACCGTCATCCTGAGCCTCGTTTGCGGTACGGCCGTCGGGTTAGGCCGGATCTACGGGCCGCGCTGGCTGACAGTGCCGATCGTGTTCTACATCGACTCGATGCGCGCCGTTCCGGTGCTTGTCGTCCTCGTCTGGATCTATTTCGCACTTCCTCTGGTCACAGGCGTCAATCTTCCGCCGTTCTGGGCGGCGCTGGTCGCACTGACCATTCACATCTCGGCCTATGTAGCGGAAATCGTGCGTGCCGGCATCGGCTCCGTTCGCGCCGGCCAGACGCAGGCCGGGCTCGTCCTTGGCATGTCGGAGGCCCAAGTCGTCCGGAAGATCATTCTTCCGCAGGCCTTGATCCGCATGCTGCCGTCGATCGGGTCTATCGTCTCCATCACGATCAAGGACACGGCGATCGCTGCCGTCATCGCGGTTCCTGAACTGATGAAGCGGGCGGAGACCGTCTCCGGCCAAAGCTTCCGCCCGATGGAAGTCTTCACGGCCGTGATGATCGTCTACTTCCTGATCCTTTTCCCGACCACGCGTCTCATTGACGTTGTCTACAAAAACATCTCCTACAGGGGGCGCTCATGAATCTCGACTGGAGTGTCGTCTGGCAATATTCCGGCGCGCTGGCACAAGGCGTGCTCATCACCATCCTGCTCACGATCTGCACAATGCTGATCGCCATTCCCGGTGGCATTGTCCTTGCCCTGATGCGCCTTTCCGGCAACCGCATCGTCAGCGGCATCAGCGCCTGTTTGGTCGAATTCTTTCGGAACGTGCCGCTCATTCTGCTGATCTATTGGACATTCTATGTCCTGCCGGTGTTCACCGAGATCACATTCTCACCGTTTGCGACGGGTTTGTTGGCGCTCTCCCTGAACGTCTCAGCTTACAATTCGGAAACGTTCCGCGCGGGCATCAATTCGATCCGCAAGGGACAGACCGAAGCGGCCATCGCACTCGGCATGAGCCACACCGAAGCGATGCTCAAGATCGTCCTGCCTCAGGCAGCGCGGCGCGTCCTGCCCATTCTCGCGAGCACTTGGGTATCGCTGTTCAAGGACACATCCCTGGTATCGGTCATCGCCGTTGGCGATCTGGCCCACACCGCCCTGGAAATCCGCGCCCAGACCTTCCGCGTTCTGGAAATACTGACCGCCATGGCGGTGATCTACTGGGTCCTCGGTTATCCGCAGGCAAAGCTGGTCGACCGCATCTACAAGAAATGGGGAGTGAAGGAATGACTGCCGTGACCGCAGAACTCCAGAACCGCAAGAATGCGAACCAGACGCCAGTCGTCGAGTATCGGCAGATCCGCAAGCTCTATGGCGAGTTCGTTGCCATCGGATCGGTGTCAGCCCGCGTCAACAAAGGTGAAGTTGTCTGCCTGATCGGCCCGTCCGGATCGGGTAAATCGACCCTTCTGCGTACGACGAATGCTCTTGAGACCATCAATGGCGGCGAGCTGCATTTTGATGGGAAGCCCCTGCCCTCCTCCAAGCCGGAAATCCGCAAGGTGCGCCAGCGCATGGGCATGGTGTTCCAGAATTTCGAGCTCTTTCCGCACAAGACCGTGCTTGAAAACATCACGGTTGGGCCGCTGACAGTTCTGAAGGTTACCGAGCAGGAGGCTCGCCGGCGGGCGATCGCGTTGCTCGAGAAGGTAGGCCTGTCGGACAAGGTGGAGAAATACCCGGCCAATCTCTCCGGCGGACAGCAGCAGCGGGTGGCAATTGCCCGGGCGCTCGCAATGGAACCGGAGGTCATGCTGTTCGACGAACCGACCTCTGCCCTCGACCCGGAAACGATCGGCGAGGTCCTCAACGTCATGAAGCGTCTGGCCGAAGAAGGCATGACGATGATCGTCGTCACGCACGAGATGACATTTGCCCGCCGCGTGGCGGACTGGGTGATCGTCTTCGATCGCGGCAGCATCGTTGAACAGGGGCCACCCGCCCAGATCTTCGACAACCCGCAAGCCGAACGCACGCGCGACTTCCTCAGCCATCTCGGCTGGGATGGCTGATCCCTCACAGGCAAGCGCGTTTTGACACCCGGAGAATTCCAATGAGACATACATGGCGCTGGTTCGGCCCGGTCGACAAGGTCAGCGTGCAGGATGCCGCCCAAGCCGGGAGCCAAGGCATCGTAAGTGCCTTGCACCACGTCCCGACGGGTACTGCATGGCCGACGGATGAAATCCGGAAGCGCCAGATGGAGATCGAAGCGGGTGGCCTGACCTGGGATATCGTCGAAAGCATTCCGGTGTCTGAGGACATCAAGAGCGGCACAGGCGATTTCCGCGCGCATATCGCAGCCTGGCAGGAGACGCTCCGGCGGTTGCACGAATGCGGGATCGAAACCGTCTGCTACAATTTCATGCCGGTCCTCGACTGGACCCGGACCGATCTGCGCTGGGCAACCCGGCATGGCGCCCGGGCCATGCGGTTCGATCTGATCGATTTCATTGCATTCGATCTGCACCTCCTCAAGCGGCCGGATGCGGCGAACGATTACGAACCGGCGCTGGTGGAAAAGGCGTCAGAGCGTTTCGCAGCCATGCCTGAGGAAAAGCGGCTGGCGATCTCGAAGAATGTGGGCGCTGGACTGCCGGGTTCGGCAGAGGTCTATTCGCTCGAGGACCTTCGTGGGCATCTCAAGCGCTACGCGGGAACCGACGCTGAAAGTTTGCGGCATCGTCTCATCGATTTCCTGTCTGAGGTCGCACCGGTTGCCGAAAGTCTCGGAATGCGTCTTTGCGCCCATGGTGACGATCCGCCGTGGCCGCTTCTCGGCCTTCCGCGCATCCTGTCTCGCCTGGAGGACTACGAGGGCATGCTCGCGGCAGTCGACCTGCACGCGAACGGCGTGACGTTCTGCACCGGATCCCTAGGTGCTCGTGCTGCCAATGACTTGCCGGCCATGATCCGAAAGCTTGCGCCACGCATACACTTCCTTCACCTGCGCAACGTGACGCGCGACGATGAGACGACGCCATGCTCGTTCTTCGAGGACGAGCATCTCGAGGGGAACACCGATATGGTGGCGGTGATCGCGGCTGTGCTCGAAGAGGAAAGGCGCCGCAAGGCCGAGGGGCGGGCCGACCATCAGATTCCCATGCGTCCGGACCATGGCCAGGAAATCCTCGACGACCTGACCCGCGGTGCACAGCCCGGCTATCCGGCAATTGGTCGGCTCAAGGGCCTGGCGGAACTGCGGGGCATCGAACGGGCGCTCTCTCACGCAACCTACGGCATGAAGTGACCATGCAGCGTCTGTCGCACCGTCCTGCCGCCCGACGGCGCCCGACCGCCTGTCAGTCCCCGTATCGACTTGATCCGCAGGAAAATGTGCACGCCACGCGCACCAATCGCGTCCGTCATTACGCCCGTTCCGGGTTAGCGTAGAACCGCCTATTATTTCCACTCTGGGCCTGCCAATTGCACGGCATGCAGCATTCGATCATGCGATTCGTGCATGGCAGAGGCCTCGCGATGCCGGCATAGGCAACAGGAACAAACTTGGCGTTCGCTTCGTTGTCCGCTCAATCGTAGCACGCAACGAGGCACGAGAATGGCACCGCGCTCGTTCTGGAAAGGCTATCTGAAACTCTCGCTCGTGACCTGTCCGGTCGCAATGACACCCGCCACCACAGAGAACGAGAAGGTTCGCTTCCACACGCTCAACCGCAAAACCGGTAACCGCGTTGTTTCGAGGTATGTGGACGCTGCAAGCGGCAAGCCTGTTGACGAAGACGATGAAGTCAAAGGCTATCAGCGCGGCGAGGACGACTACGTGCTTCTTGAGGACGAGGAACTCGAATCCGTCGGGCTGGAGAGCACCCGTACCATCGATATCGAGATGTTCGTTCCGGCCGACAGCATCCAATGGATTTGGTACGACAAGCCCCACTTTCTCGTGCCCGACGATCCGGTCGGCGAAGAGGCTTTCTCCGTCATCCGCGATGCGATGGAATCGACGGGCACCGTCGGCGTCTCCCGGCTCGTCATGTATCGTCGAGAGCGTGCGGTGATGCTGGAGCCAAGAGGGAAGGGACTAGTCCTTTGGACGCTTCGCTACGGCGACGAGGTGAGGGATCCGGAGGAGGCCTTCGGCAACCTCGATGGGAAAAACGATCCAAAGCTAATGAACCTCGTTACGAGGCTCATCGAAGAGCGCAGCAAGCCGTGGAGCCCGGATATGGTGAGCGATCCCGTGCAGGCGCGGCTGCTCGAAATCATCTCGGCGAAGAAGAAGGGCCGCAAACGTCCGGCCAAGGCAAAGGCGGAAGCGGGCGAGCAACCGAGCAATGTCATCAACATCATGGACGCGCTCAGAAAAAGCATCAGTTCCGAAAGAAAGAAAAAGAAAAAGTCCTAGGCTCTTGGCGCGTCATTAGGACAGGTAACGTCACCCCGGCCTCGACACGCGGAACCTGAAACGATCCCGAATGTGCCGATTGAAGAATCGACCCTTGGAGAAGGCGCGGCGGAAGGCGGCGTATGTCTCCGGAGGCACGTCGTCATAGTCATATCGGTTTTCGCTTGTCACAAGCCATACGGAGAGCGTTCGTGTCTCGGGATCGTAATCCGTCCTCTTGATCAGGTGAGAAGGCATCGCCGTCTTCCAGCCTTTGCGCTCGCATTCGCCCGAGTTGCCGCCGTGCTCAAGCAGCCTTCCTACGACTAGTCTTTGAACGCTCAAGCGGAACGGCAGCAGCTTGGAAATCCTCCCAAGGATCCGCACTCAGAGCGGCGAGCCGCGTCGGTGTGTTCTCCACGGTAAAATATGCCGGACCGATCCCGGGGCTTAACTCATCCCAAGCGAGCGGCATCGACACCGCTGCGCCCGGCCGCGCCCGCGTCGAATAGGGCGCAACGGCCGTCGCTCCGCGCTGATTGCGCAGATAATCGACCAGGATCTTGCCGCGTCGCCTGGACTTCGTAATCGTCGACACGTATCGGTCGGAAGTGTCGGACGCCATGGCATCGGCAATCGCCTTGGTGAAGGCCTTGACGGCGGGCCACTCAGCCTTGGCCTTGAGCGGCGCAACCACATGAAGCCCCTTTCCGCCGGAGGTTTTCAGGAATGCAGCGAGACCGGCATCGTTCAGGCGGTCTCGCGTCTCGAACGCCGCCTCGATCACCTTCTCCCACGGCACATCCTCGCCGGGATCAAGATCCATGATGATCCTGTCCGGCCTTTCCCAGTCCGCGACCGTGGAGCCCCAAGGATGGATTTCCAGAACCGCCGATTGGACGAGCGCTATCAGGCCATCGAGATCTCGGATGCTGATCGAGTGCTCCTCGGGTGGGTCCTTTGGGTCGTTCACCAGGACAATATTCGGGTTCAGCCCCTTCCAGACGTGCTTCTGGAAAAACTTCTCGCCTGTTATTCCATTCGGGCATCGCACCAATGCCAGCGGACGCCCGACGATGTGTGGGCCGATGAAGCGCCAGACGTCGGCATAGTAGTCCGCCAATCCTTCTTTCGTGACACCCTCATCCGGCCAGTAGAGTCGGTCAGGATGCGTGAGCTTCACGGCTCGACGCGGCGCCTTGGGCTGATTGATTGTCTTTTTCGGTGCTTCTCGGACGATTTCGCGCGCGGGCTTGTCCTCACGCAATCCGCGGAAGGAGGCATGACGAAGCAGACCATCGGCTGTCCAGGACCGAAACTCGACCTCGGCCACGAGCTCGGGCCGCACATATCGAACCTGACGAGCCTCCTCGGCGCTGAGACGCTTGCCGAATGGATTGGAGGGGACTCTCAAGCGCTCGAGTCTCTTGAACAGGTCTTCCGCGACAGCCACGGTATAGCCCGTACCGACGCGGCCAACGTGATGAAGTACGTCGCCATCGTAGGCTCCGAGCACGAGGGAACCGATGGCCTTTCTCGATGTGGTCGAGGGGACATAGCCCCCGACGACAAATTCCTGGCGCTCCGAGCACTTGGATTTTACCCAACTCTTGTTCCGACCCGATCGGTAAGGCGCGTCGCGAAGTTTGGATACGATTCCCTCGAGACTCAGCCTGCAGGCGTGCCGCAGAACCAGGTCTCCCTCTTCCTCGAAATGGCCGCTGTAGCGTATCAATCCCGTGCCCTGACCAATCAGCTCCTCCAGGAGCTCCTTGCGTTTGATCAGCGGCAAGGCGCGCAGGTCATAGCCATCGAGATGCATCAAGTCGAAAGCATAGAAACGGAAGCGGTTGCTTCGCCCTTCGCTCAGGTCGGCCTGCAATGCGGAAAAGTCGGATGCACCCGAACCGCTCTCGACGACGATCTCGCCATCGATCAGGGCCATTGCGGCAGGCAGGTCGACAAGCGAGGACACGAGCGTCTTGCCGAACTTCTTCGTCCAGTCCAGCCCGCCGCGGGTGATCAGCCGGACACGGCCAGCCTCGATGCGCGCCTGCAGTCGGTAGCCGTCGAATTTGATTTCATGGATCCAGCGCTCACCGACCGGCGCCGTAGAGACCAGCGTCGCCAAGGAAGGATCAAGAAAGTCAGGCAAAGCTGCCTTCTTCGCGCCCTTGATTTTCGAAGGATCGGGGACGTCGCGAGTAGCGGTGCGCTCCTCGATCTGTGAAGCGCCCGCCGCCTTGTTGCTGGCGCCTTTTCTCTGGCGAATCCTGCCGCTTTTCGATGACCATCCTGGCTCCTCGCCGGCAACGTCCTTGATCTCGCGGCCGGTTACAACCGATTCCGGCCGTTGCTCAAGAATGTCCGGGTCGCTCTCTGATCGCGCCGCCTCGTCGTCCCCCTTGATCAACAGCCAGTTCTCGCGCTTCTCACGGGGCTTTCCGGCCATGCGAACGAGATGCCAGCGCCCGCCGAGCTTTTTGCCCTTCAGCTCGAAATCAAGATGTCCCTTTGCATAGCCCCGCCGTGCGTCGCCGATCGGCGACCAGGTTCCCCTGTCCCACACGATTACCGTGCCGCCACCATATTCGCCCTTCGGGATGGTGCCTTCGAAACCTCCGTAGTCGAGCGGGTGATCCTCGACATGAACGGCGAGACGCTTTTCTCCAGGGACGAGGCTCGGCCCCTTGGTTACCGCCCAACTCTTCAACACGCCGTCCATTTCCAGCCGGAAATCGTAGTGCAGACGCGTTGCGTCGTGCTTCTGAATGACGAAGCTGTGGCCCTTTTTGCGCGCCGTGCGTCCCTTGGGCTCGGGCGTCGAGGCGAAATCTCGTTTCTTTCGATAGGTCTCGAGGCCCATGGGTCAGCTTGCCTTTCGACGCGGGGCGGCTTCCTTTGCTTTGCGCCCGCTCGCCGCTTTCTTCCGGGAAGCTGTTTCCGCCTTCGGCTTCTTGCGTTCGACTCCGGCGCTCTGCCGCAAGGCCTCCATCAGATCGACGACCTTCTCGCGCTTTGGCTCCTTGCGCGCCTCGATCTTCTTGCCCTCAAGCTTGGCCTTCACCAGTTCGGCAAGCGCGGCCTCATAGCGGTCGTCGAACTTCTTCGGATCGAACTTGCCCTTCTTGGTTTTGATGATGTGCTCCGCGAGTTCCAGCATTTCGCCCTTGATCTTCATATCCGGGACATCGTCGAAGGCCTCTTCTGCTGAGCGGACCTCGTAGTCGAAGTTCAAGGTCGTCGCGATCAGGCCATCGTCATAGGATCGAATCAGAAGGGTGCGAACCCGCCGGAAGAGCACCGCCCGGGCAATTGCCGCGACCTTCTTCCTACGCATGCCTTCGCGGATGAGAGCGTAGGCTTCGTCGGCGTGTCTCTGCGCGGGAGCGAGATAGTAGGGCTTGTCAAAGTAGACGTCGTCGATTTCGCCACATGGGATGAAGGCCTCGATCGACAATGTCTTGTCGCTCTCGGGAACGGCGGCAGCGACTTCCTCCGGCTCAAGCACGACGTAGTCACCCGACCCAAGCTCGTACCCCTTGACCTGGTCGTCCTTCTCGACCAGTTTTTCCGTGGCGCTGTCGATGAATTCCCGATGAACGCGATGGCCGGTGGCGCGGTTGATCGTATGGAATGCGATCCGCTCCGAAGTCGACGCCGCGGTGTAAAGCGCGACCGGACAGGTCACTTCAGCGACTTTCAGAAAACCCTTCCAATTTGCTCTTGGCGCCATAACGCGACCTCACTCTCGAAAACACCCTGGCAACGGCTGGTGCGGACGTGTTCGACGAGTTGGAACGTGATGGCGCGACACTTTGTTCCAGCAACCTGCGGTCTCTGGCGAGTGGGCATTCTTCAAGAGTATTGGCCGCGGAAGGACTGGGTGCTCGGAACAGGCGCGCACCGACCCGGATCGATGAAATTCTCGACCTACACCGGAGTTTCCAGCGACCATTTACTCACGCGGCGGCTTCACGCTACCAAAGCGGATCTCTTCCCGCGACGGATTGTCGGCAATCGACTGCTCTTCCTCGTCGTCTGGAAGAACGTCGCCAGGATCAACATTCGCCTCATCCTTACTGCGGACCGGTGGTATGCGGCCTTGATCCACTGGCTTGGCGTCTTCCGGGCGCGCGAAATTCGGCAGGGTCTCTGCGCCTTCCTTGTCGGGTTTCTTGGCCGGTCGGCGGGCAGGTTCTTTCGGGTTCGTGCGGGCCATCATGGTCTCCTTTCTTCTCTGGAGAAAACAAGGAGCGGCATTTTGTTCCCCGACGTGTTCTCAATCCTCTCCCCGAGTTTCGCCGCCCTGAATTCCACAGGAAGGCGAACGCCCCGCGACGGCTTAGGTACACCCACGCATCACAATCGGCAGAGCGGTGGCCACGCGGGAACCAAAACTTCCTTGATGAGTTTGGACCTGACCGGTCCCTAAGGCCGGGTGCGAGAAAGAGGTAAGCCGATGAAATATAAAACATTCGCGGCGGCGGCGTTGATGGGCGCCGCCACGATGCCGGCGTTTGGCCAGACGGCCTCTCCGTCGGGAGATACGCCAGCAGTCACCGCGCCTGACAGCACTAACCCGTCCGCGCCCGTGGAGGGCGCCAACAGCTTTACGCAAGATCAGGCCAAGGAACGCATGGAGCAGGCCGGCTATACCGAGGTCAAGGGGCTGAAGCTTGATGATCAAGGGGTCTGGCGCGCGACCGCCATGAAGGATGGAAAATCCGTTTCGGTCGCGCTCGACTATCAGGGGAACGTAACGGCGCTCTGATCAGAAGACGCCCCAAGCAAATCCACTCAACCAAATCCACTAAGGAGTGCAAGCATGAGAACTGTCTCAGCGCTTTTCGATGACTATGAGGACGCCCGCACGGCCGTCAGCGAATTGGAAACTGCCGGCATCCCGTCCGACGATATCAGCATAGTCGCAAACAATGCCGGAGAACGTTATTCCGATGAGGCATCCGGAGCAGCCTCGGGGGCGGGAGCAGGCGCCGGTCTGGGAGCCGCTGGCGGCGGCGCTGTCGGTCTTTTGACCGGCCTCGGCCTGATGGCAATTCCAGGGGTGGGTCCAGTCGTCGCTGCAGGATGGCTGGCATCGACGGCAGCCGGGGCCGCTGCTGGCGCAGTGGCCGGCGGTGCCGCGGGTGGAATCATCGGCGCTTTAACCGATTCCGGGGTCGCCGAAGAAGAGGCCCACTTCTACGCCGAAGGAATCCGACGCGGCGGAACGCTCGTCTCGGCACGAATTGATGACAGCCGCGCCCCACAGGTGCTTGCGATCCTGCAGAAATCAAACTGGATCGATCCCACGGCGCGGCGTCGCACCTACACGGAGGAGGGATGGACGCGCTTTGACGACGCAGGGGCGCCCTACACGGAAGACCAGATCGAACTCGAGCGCGAGCGATACCGCACGATGAGGTGACAGGCGGCTTTGGGGCGATCGTTTCGATCGGAGTGTCTGTTGCGGGTCCGCCAGCACAAAGGAACCCCGCCGAGGCGGGGTTTTTGACAATCTTTATCGCGGCGTTGTCAACTCCACCTCTGTCGGCCGTAACAATCGTCAATATCTCGTCTGCTTGGAGAGGGCGATGGTCGTATGCGACCGAAATTTGGCCGGACAAAAAGACGCCCGCTGAGCGCGGGCGAGTGTAACATGACGAGCATGCATATAACGTTCTCGGGAGAGCGGAGTTCCCGAGGCAACGCGGCCGAACTGGGTGCCACGGCCGAAATTAGCGGACTGACCGCCCTCCGGCTGGGACAACGCTTGCGCCCAACGTCTTGGAACCGATCGCGTTATGGGATCTATCTGATCCAAATCTCCGCGATCCGGCGACTGCATCCCGTGGAGGGAACGCATTCCGAGGTCAAGTCGAGAAGAAAAGCTAGACCGGGATCGCCAGCACCGCACAACAATCGCCCGCCTTGATCAGCCCAGGGTAGTGACGTGCAGTGAATATCCCGTCCATCCTCGCGTGTATCTCCACCGGCTCGGCGCCGGTTCGGCCGGTCGGATGAATACGCGCGATCACGGAGCCGCGCTGGACCACCTCGCCGAGGTCGGCCAGAAATTCGACAAGCCCGGTTTCCTCGGCGAAAGCAAAACAGTCCCCGTCCGGCATGTCGAGCCATTCGGTCTTCGATGTCTCGACTGCACCTTTGAGGATGCCGGCGGCGCGAAGCACGTTCCTGACGCCGCGTTTGGCAATGCCGGCGCTCCTGGCGGTTGCCGTTCCGCCGCCGCCAAGCTCGGTGGTGATGAACACCTTGCCCATCTCCTCGGCCGCGGTGTCGTACATTCCGACGGCGTCGATCTCCAGCATCTTCATCGACCAGGGCGCGCCGAACGCCTTGACCAGTTCGAACGCCCTTGCCTCCTGCTCCTTGTCGGGCAGGATGTGCGCCGCGCAGAACGGCAGGAAGTCAAGCGTCTTTCCGCCCGAGTGGAAGTCGAGCACGATGTCGGCGAGCGGCAGCAACTCACGTTGGAAATAGTCGGCGATCTTCTCAGTCACCGTGCCGTCCGGCCTTCCCGGAAAGCTGCGGTTCATGTTGCCCTTGTCGATCGGCGAGGTACGGGTGCCGGCGGTAAAGGCCGGGTAGTTCATCGCCGGCACGATGATGACCCGTCCCGTCATCGCATCCGGCCCGAGTGTCCGGGCGAGATCGAAGAGCGCGATCGGCCCTTCGTATTCGTCGCCGTGGTTGCCGCCGGTAAGAAGCGCCGTCGGACCCTCCCCGTTCTTGATGACGGTGATCGGGATCATCACCGATCCCCAGGCGGAGTCATCGCGGCTGTAAGGCAACCGCAGGAAACCGTGCTGCACGCCCTCGGCTTCGAAGTCGACCGTCGCGCTGATCGGCGACGGCCGCAGATGCTGCTCGCTCATGTCTCAGTCCTTGATCAT
The genomic region above belongs to Sinorhizobium mexicanum and contains:
- the doeB gene encoding N(2)-acetyl-L-2,4-diaminobutanoate deacetylase DoeB is translated as MSEQHLRPSPISATVDFEAEGVQHGFLRLPYSRDDSAWGSVMIPITVIKNGEGPTALLTGGNHGDEYEGPIALFDLARTLGPDAMTGRVIIVPAMNYPAFTAGTRTSPIDKGNMNRSFPGRPDGTVTEKIADYFQRELLPLADIVLDFHSGGKTLDFLPFCAAHILPDKEQEARAFELVKAFGAPWSMKMLEIDAVGMYDTAAEEMGKVFITTELGGGGTATARSAGIAKRGVRNVLRAAGILKGAVETSKTEWLDMPDGDCFAFAEETGLVEFLADLGEVVQRGSVIARIHPTGRTGAEPVEIHARMDGIFTARHYPGLIKAGDCCAVLAIPV
- the ligD gene encoding DNA ligase D yields the protein MGLETYRKKRDFASTPEPKGRTARKKGHSFVIQKHDATRLHYDFRLEMDGVLKSWAVTKGPSLVPGEKRLAVHVEDHPLDYGGFEGTIPKGEYGGGTVIVWDRGTWSPIGDARRGYAKGHLDFELKGKKLGGRWHLVRMAGKPREKRENWLLIKGDDEAARSESDPDILEQRPESVVTGREIKDVAGEEPGWSSKSGRIRQRKGASNKAAGASQIEERTATRDVPDPSKIKGAKKAALPDFLDPSLATLVSTAPVGERWIHEIKFDGYRLQARIEAGRVRLITRGGLDWTKKFGKTLVSSLVDLPAAMALIDGEIVVESGSGASDFSALQADLSEGRSNRFRFYAFDLMHLDGYDLRALPLIKRKELLEELIGQGTGLIRYSGHFEEEGDLVLRHACRLSLEGIVSKLRDAPYRSGRNKSWVKSKCSERQEFVVGGYVPSTTSRKAIGSLVLGAYDGDVLHHVGRVGTGYTVAVAEDLFKRLERLRVPSNPFGKRLSAEEARQVRYVRPELVAEVEFRSWTADGLLRHASFRGLREDKPAREIVREAPKKTINQPKAPRRAVKLTHPDRLYWPDEGVTKEGLADYYADVWRFIGPHIVGRPLALVRCPNGITGEKFFQKHVWKGLNPNIVLVNDPKDPPEEHSISIRDLDGLIALVQSAVLEIHPWGSTVADWERPDRIIMDLDPGEDVPWEKVIEAAFETRDRLNDAGLAAFLKTSGGKGLHVVAPLKAKAEWPAVKAFTKAIADAMASDTSDRYVSTITKSRRRGKILVDYLRNQRGATAVAPYSTRARPGAAVSMPLAWDELSPGIGPAYFTVENTPTRLAALSADPWEDFQAAAVPLERSKTSRRKAA
- a CDS encoding PepSY domain-containing protein, with the protein product MKYKTFAAAALMGAATMPAFGQTASPSGDTPAVTAPDSTNPSAPVEGANSFTQDQAKERMEQAGYTEVKGLKLDDQGVWRATAMKDGKSVSVALDYQGNVTAL
- a CDS encoding Ku protein — its product is MAPRANWKGFLKVAEVTCPVALYTAASTSERIAFHTINRATGHRVHREFIDSATEKLVEKDDQVKGYELGSGDYVVLEPEEVAAAVPESDKTLSIEAFIPCGEIDDVYFDKPYYLAPAQRHADEAYALIREGMRRKKVAAIARAVLFRRVRTLLIRSYDDGLIATTLNFDYEVRSAEEAFDDVPDMKIKGEMLELAEHIIKTKKGKFDPKKFDDRYEAALAELVKAKLEGKKIEARKEPKREKVVDLMEALRQSAGVERKKPKAETASRKKAASGRKAKEAAPRRKAS
- a CDS encoding general stress protein — protein: MRTVSALFDDYEDARTAVSELETAGIPSDDISIVANNAGERYSDEASGAASGAGAGAGLGAAGGGAVGLLTGLGLMAIPGVGPVVAAGWLASTAAGAAAGAVAGGAAGGIIGALTDSGVAEEEAHFYAEGIRRGGTLVSARIDDSRAPQVLAILQKSNWIDPTARRRTYTEEGWTRFDDAGAPYTEDQIELERERYRTMR